The Chloroflexota bacterium DNA segment AGGCTCTCTTTTTGACCAGTCCTGGGGCAAGAAGTTATCCACATGTGGATACCCCTCCCCCATACCCCCTCCCCACTACTACTTATCAACATCCTCTAACTGTCACGGAGGCATCTGAACGCAATCATATATATTGTTGCCCGAAAAAGTTTACTTATACTCCTCAGCTGCTACGTGCGTTGTGCCCATAGACCCTTCAGCCAAAGACTCCAGCAGCTGCTGCAAGGTATCCATCCATTTGTACCCTGATCCCCCCAAATGGCCGGAAGGCGGATGCGCCGATGCTAACTGGTAGCTGAGCCTTATCTGTCTGTGTCCTATTTTCAGGACATTTCCAAAGTGTTGCAAAAGCGAACGCCATTCTGGCTTGGTCTCTCTGTTCAGGTGAATGATGATTTCCTTGCCAACACTGGAAATGGACTCTATCCCCACGAAGGCAGCCCATAGCCTGAGTTGCAGCAGATAAATCAAATTGAGGGCTGGCGGCGGCAAGGGCCCGAAGCGATCGTGCACCTCGGTGACGATATGGCCAAGCCGGTCTATACTTCCCATGCCCGCCAGTCGCTGATAGAGATTCAAGCGCTGCAGTTCATCCTCAATATAATCAGCTGGCAGATAAGCGCTCAAAGGTAGATCCAAAGTGATAGCTGGGAGTTCCTTCTCTTCCTTGCCCTGTAACTCCCGCACGGCCTCAGCTAGAAGACGACAATAAAGATTAAAACCAACAGCGGCGATATGCCCATGTTGTTCCACCCCAAGCATGTTCCCAGCCCCTCGGATCTCCAAGTCCTTCATGGCGATCCGAAATCCTGCCCCCAATTCGGTGGCCTCAAAGATGGTTCTCAGGCGTTTCTCTGCCGTCGGGGTGAGTTTTCTGTCTCTATCAAACAAGAAATAAGCGTAGGCCCGGCTTGCCCCTCGACCAACGCGACCGCGCAGCTGGTACAGCTGTGCTAATCCAAAACGATATGCTTCGTTCACAAAGATGGTGTTCACGTTCGGGATATCCAAGCCCGACTCGATTATGGTACTACAAACGAGCACGTCATACCGGCCGGCGGCGAAATCCAGCATCACTTTTTCCAGCTGCTCTTCGAGCATTTGTCCATGTCCGATAGCAATGCGCGCCTCAGGAACTAATCGGCGCAGGTGCTCAGCAATGGCATATATACTTTGCACTCGGTTGTGCACAAAATAAACCTGGCCCCCGCGCTCCAACTCTCGCAATATGCCCTCTCGAATGACTCTTTCATCGTACACCAAAACGTAAGTTTTGATGGGAAGACGATCCTCCGGAGCAGTTTCTATCGTGCTCATATCACGGATGCCAGTAAGGGCTATATGCAGCGTGCGTGGAATTGGCGTCGCCGTCAGGGTAAGTACATCTACCTCTTTTCGCAGCTGCTTCAAGCGCTCCTTATGCACGACACCAAACCGCTGTTCTTCGTCGATGATCACTAAGCCCAGATCCCTAAATACAACATCCTTTTGGATTAAGCGATGCGTACCAACGCAGATGTCAATGGTCCCCAGCCGCAAACCCTGAAGGATTTCCCTTTGCTCCCCCGCAGAGCGAAAGCGAGACAACATTTCCAGACGGACGGGGAAAGGCTGGAGACGTTCTCGAAACGTATTGAAATGCTGTTGAGCAAGGACGGTAGTCGGTACTAAGATGGCTACCTGCTTACCGTCTATAACGGCCTTGAAGGCCGCCCGGAGAGCCACCTCTGTCTTACCATAGCCGACATCACCACAAATCAGGCGATCCATAGGTTTACTCTTTTCCATATCCATTTTGACTTCAGCGATGACCTGGGCCTGATCAGGCGTCTCTAAATAGGGAAAGGATGCTTCCAGCTCACCCTGCCAGGGGCTATCCGGAGCGAAGGCATACCCCTGTTTCACCTCACGCGCCGCATAAAGTTCCAGCAGCTCCTTCGCAACATTCTTGACCGCTGTTCTCGCACGCTCTTTCGTCCGCATCCACTCCAGGCTGCCCAAGCGGTGTAAGACTGGGAGAGATTCGCCAGCTCCAATATAACGGCTCACACGATCGGAGTGATCAGTAGGAACATAGAGGCGATCGCCCTCCGCATATTCCAAGAGCAGGTATTCTCGCTCAACCCCATTCGAGGTCAGTTTTGTCAGTCCTTGATAGCGAGCTATGCCATGCTCGATATGCACCACAAAGTCACCGATCTCTAAATCGCTCAACACAGTCGCTTCAAGGGCAGCCCGTCGGCGCACCGCCCGCCTTGGCTTGGACCATCCAAACATTTCGCTGTCTGTGAGCAGAATGAGCCCCTCTCGACTATCGGGTACCTGAAACCCCCCACCCACCAAACCATGAACAATATTTAACGTACCTGGCTGGGGTGCTTGCTCAATCTGTTCTACAGATGTGACAAAAAGCTCCTCCTCTCGGAATAGCTCCGCCAGCCGTTTGGACTGTTGCGTGACCAGCACCACCCTATTCCGATCTTGAAGAGCCTTCCGACAATCATCCATAACCAGATTGAGACTTCCCCCATAGCCGATGACATTCTGAAAACTCTCCCGGAGATCCCAAAGGTTATCCTCCCCACAGAATTGATCCCCGTGCCAGGCGAAGCTCAATACACGTTCCCCTTGCCTTAATTTGGTGGAGAGCTCTTCCCAGCCGAGGTAAGGGACAGCATAATCGCTGGGCAATTGCCCACTTCGGATAAGCTCATGGCGCAACTCGGTTGCCTGCTGCTCCAGGTCTTGGATAGCTGTTTGCACGCCTTCTGGCTCATCGAGTACCAGCAGCCCATTGGCCGGAAGATAATCAAGAATGGTAGCCTCCGTATAGTATGGCGCGTAGAACTCAATCCCCGCGAATGACTCCCCCCGCTCAAGTCGCTCCAGATCCCGGCGCCATTCCTCTTGTACCTCTGAATGGCAGCGCGAGAGATCGAGCTTCAGTAATGCCTCAAACCCACTCCTATCCTTTTGAGATGGTACAGAGAGCGTAGGGGTTATCAGAACGGAGGATACCTTCACCAGGGATCGCTGGGTCGCTGGATCAAACAGTCGAATGCTCTCTATATTCTCACCGAAGAGCTCGATACGCACGGGCTCAGTGTTCGTGAGGGGAAAGATATCGATGATACCCCCACGCCGACTGAACGTTCCCGGTTCTTCAACCATAGTGGCCGGCGAATAACCGATGGTCAGCCAATGTCTGAGCATATCCGCCGGGTTCAAGGACTGCCCTTGTCTTAGGACAGGGGTATCAGAGGCGAAGCGGTGGGGAGGGGTTATTCTTTGCATTAAGCCCTTCGCCGATGCTACGACGATGGGGGAGTTCTCAGGTGGCGAAACATTGGTCAGCGGGCCGTAATGCTGGGCCAGGGCCGCCATACTGCGGAGACGCTGCCGCAGTCCGTTCACATCGGCAGGGATGCGTTCATAAAATAGGGTGTCGGGTGCAGGGTACAAATGGATCAAGTCTGGAGAAACTGACCACGCTGATAGCTGGTCGTAAACTTGCTGAGCACGTTGTCCACTTGTTGTGATACAAAGCATTGGACGATCAAGCCCCTGCTGGAGACAGGCCAGAAGAGCTGGTTTGGCCGCATCTATCACAGCCACTCGAAGACAATTCCAGGAACTGGTGCGCAGGGCCGCTACCAGGTGCTGAAGGTCGTGCATGTTCTCAATCAGTGGGAGTAAGCCGGC contains these protein-coding regions:
- the mfd gene encoding transcription-repair coupling factor — its product is MILAGLLPLIENMHDLQHLVAALRTSSWNCLRVAVIDAAKPALLACLQQGLDRPMLCITTSGQRAQQVYDQLSAWSVSPDLIHLYPAPDTLFYERIPADVNGLRQRLRSMAALAQHYGPLTNVSPPENSPIVVASAKGLMQRITPPHRFASDTPVLRQGQSLNPADMLRHWLTIGYSPATMVEEPGTFSRRGGIIDIFPLTNTEPVRIELFGENIESIRLFDPATQRSLVKVSSVLITPTLSVPSQKDRSGFEALLKLDLSRCHSEVQEEWRRDLERLERGESFAGIEFYAPYYTEATILDYLPANGLLVLDEPEGVQTAIQDLEQQATELRHELIRSGQLPSDYAVPYLGWEELSTKLRQGERVLSFAWHGDQFCGEDNLWDLRESFQNVIGYGGSLNLVMDDCRKALQDRNRVVLVTQQSKRLAELFREEELFVTSVEQIEQAPQPGTLNIVHGLVGGGFQVPDSREGLILLTDSEMFGWSKPRRAVRRRAALEATVLSDLEIGDFVVHIEHGIARYQGLTKLTSNGVEREYLLLEYAEGDRLYVPTDHSDRVSRYIGAGESLPVLHRLGSLEWMRTKERARTAVKNVAKELLELYAAREVKQGYAFAPDSPWQGELEASFPYLETPDQAQVIAEVKMDMEKSKPMDRLICGDVGYGKTEVALRAAFKAVIDGKQVAILVPTTVLAQQHFNTFRERLQPFPVRLEMLSRFRSAGEQREILQGLRLGTIDICVGTHRLIQKDVVFRDLGLVIIDEEQRFGVVHKERLKQLRKEVDVLTLTATPIPRTLHIALTGIRDMSTIETAPEDRLPIKTYVLVYDERVIREGILRELERGGQVYFVHNRVQSIYAIAEHLRRLVPEARIAIGHGQMLEEQLEKVMLDFAAGRYDVLVCSTIIESGLDIPNVNTIFVNEAYRFGLAQLYQLRGRVGRGASRAYAYFLFDRDRKLTPTAEKRLRTIFEATELGAGFRIAMKDLEIRGAGNMLGVEQHGHIAAVGFNLYCRLLAEAVRELQGKEEKELPAITLDLPLSAYLPADYIEDELQRLNLYQRLAGMGSIDRLGHIVTEVHDRFGPLPPPALNLIYLLQLRLWAAFVGIESISSVGKEIIIHLNRETKPEWRSLLQHFGNVLKIGHRQIRLSYQLASAHPPSGHLGGSGYKWMDTLQQLLESLAEGSMGTTHVAAEEYK